A window of the Hordeum vulgare subsp. vulgare chromosome 5H, MorexV3_pseudomolecules_assembly, whole genome shotgun sequence genome harbors these coding sequences:
- the LOC123452525 gene encoding PP2A regulatory subunit TAP46 gives MAEVEDVSNRMEAQLRVHAAEDDADLPLPALFDRASHLHALASSSSLDQEGIRKGVDLLRRCDEMVSKLGLFSSNETKEDISTANLKYLLVPYYLGEMIEQVEQEDRIPVLKASQDHLKEFISVCEALELIPEAELQLYRQGQSETGANRRAQKVARYKRQKAAEMKLQEIKQRKERRGRSLRATALSAPIEAGEEDDLEGDGEEEREAWLATISLSLCKAFDLVDMLKKEEEMLLAVKERKEKDGNAFAREMLDERRQKAEEWHHNAASRAPYSKPAAPITCATFAQDVIEGRASVSQAHDHKHQPLIFGPASLVGGGLTSERERMAAQVFQPSFRMPTMSIEQAGLAEMKMMEQWQESTAKMIQEASSSWHKDDTSLAQDDEDAEEEKARAWDDWKDENPRGAGNKKLTPCG, from the exons ATGGCGGAGGTGGAGGACGTCAGCAACAGGATGGAAGCGCAGCTGCGCGTCCACGCGGCGGAGGACGACGCCGATCTCCCGCTCCCCGCCCTCTTCGACAGGGCGTCCCACCTCCACGCGCTCGCCTCCAGCTCCTCCCTCGACCAG GAAGGGATCCGGAAGGGGGTCGACCTGCTGCGGCGCTGCGACGAGATGGTCAGCAAGCTCGGCCTCTTCTCCTCCAACGAGACCAAGGAGGACATCTCCAccgccaatctcaagtacttgctC GTGCCGTACTACCTTGGGGAAATGATTGAGCAAGTGGAGCAGGAAGACCGGATTCCAGTCCTCAAGGCATCACAGGACCATTTAAAG GAGTTCATTTCTGTGTGTGAAGCATTGGAGCTTATTCCAGAGGCTGAGCTTCAATTATATAGACAGGGGCAGTCTGAAACCGGGGCAAACCGAAGAGCACAAAAG GTTGCCAGGTACAAGCGGCAAAAGGCTGCAGAAATGAAGCTCCAAGAGATCAAACAGAGAAAGGAAAGGCGTGGGCGCTCATTGAGAGCAACGGCTTTATCGGCACCTATCGAAGCCGGGGAAGAAGATGATTTGGAGGGCGATGGAGAGGAAGAAAGAGAG GCTTGGCTTGCTACTATCTCGTTGTCTCTCTGCAAG GCTTTTGATCTTGTTGACATgttaaagaaggaagaagagatgcttctggctgtaaaagaaagaaaagaaaag GATGGAAATGCATTTGCTCGAGAAATGCTAGATGAGCGTAGGCAAAAGGCTGAAGAATGGCACCATAATGCTGCCAGCCGTGCACCATATTCCAAACCAGCTGCTCCAATCACTTGTGCAACTTTTGCTCAAGACGTCATTGAAGGCAGAGCAAGTGTTTCACAAGCTCATGACCACAAACACCAACCCCTGATATTTGGACCTGCAAGTCTTGTTGGTGGGGGACTCACCAGTGAGAGGGAAAGAATGGCAGCACAAGTTTTTCAGCCTAGTTTCAG GATGCCGACAATGAGCATCGAACAAGCCGGCCTAGCTGAAATGAAAATGATGGAGCAATGGCAAGAAAGTACCGCCAAGATGATTCAAGAGGCAAGCTCCTCTTGGCACAAGGATGACACTAGTTTGGCGCAGGACGACGAGGACGCAGAAGAGGAGAAAGCAAGGGCATGGGATGACTGGAAGGATGAAAACCCACGCGGCGCAGGCAACAAGAAGCTTACTCCATGTggctaa